Part of the Salvelinus sp. IW2-2015 linkage group LG7, ASM291031v2, whole genome shotgun sequence genome, TGCTCTCTAGCCGCACCATGGAGTCTGAGCAACAAGATATTTTTGATTGTGTCTTAGTGAAAAGTGAGCACTAGAAAACACTCCTAAACATTGTTTTATGGAGGAAAAGTAAACATCTTGAACATGACCGCAACCAAAGGAATGTGGCGTGGTTCAGTGAACTCTAACTTGCCTTCGTCAAGCATTGATGGATCCACTTTTGGTGATAGAAAAGCGATGAACAGGTTAAGATGGTAGATTCCCAGAGCATATGTTACAATATACCAACCCTGGAGGGAGCAGAGAAAACCTCATATTAgtgttgatttgaatgtcatgCATTCCCACCTGCAAACTGTAAATAAGCGTAAAAATGTATATTCCGTAATTCAATTTGTAAATGCATCACTGACTGAGGTGAAAATATCTGGAGCAATACTAGTCTAGAAGAAAACAGTACACCTTCACACAGATGCCCCCCGAAAATGTCTTAACGGTTAGACTTGGCAATATAACGTTATCATAGTCAAACAGAATTCAAATCTGACAAGCCACTTATAGGCTCTTCCAAACGTGCTCTCTCGCCTGAGGCATGCCCGCATCTTGGCAGATTTGACTTTGACTGTTTATGCCTGTAAGGAGAAAGTTGTCCCACTGTGTATAATGAAGTGTCACATTGCCGAGGCCACCTTTAAGGACGTCAGGTGCGTATTCAGTAGGGTATAATGTTGTGGAACGTTCCGATAGAAATATATTGTGCAGAACAGACGTGCCTTTTGACATGTGGAGGAAGAAATTATGTCAGCTCTGCTCATGGCATTTCTATGTGGAGTGTTCGGTATGTTGCACTCTCCTGAATGCGGCTCAGGATAAGCCctgagtgtggtgtgtggctCTACCTGTAATATGTACACTCTGATCATGTAGATGGCCGTTAGAGAAAGAGTGACTCCCCATCGCCCTATGGAGAACGGCGTTGACTTGTCTAGCCATGACTGATAGATCTGGAAAAGACACCAACCAGAGACACAGTGCACAACCATTACCAGGAGAACAACTATAACCATTAGATAAAGCACTGTTTCAACATCGTCTTAACTGAAGTAGAAATTCCAGTCTTTCTATGTGGCACCACCGTGACAGTGGGTCCAATGTTTATCTTCATCAAAACAGTGGTGCAGAGTTCTATTTGGTTTAGCCTATTTCTCTTTCCTCTTGACGAGAACAACTAAAGGCACCGGCAGCAGTACCTGTCCAACCCGTGTGAAGAAGCTGCCGATTGTGGATGGTTTCCCATGGATCGATTCACCAACACTGTCCCCTTCTGACATTATGTCTGTGGAAGGAGAGAAAATGGTTGTTAACAGTTATTCCTTGAACAGACTTCACCatccagggctctacagtgcgaccattttactcacatatgcacctaaatattttgctgtgcgacctagattttgtatttatttaggagcaccagtgccccccaaaaaatgttttgcccaGATGATAATTGTtgcaatgattacttcattgtACCGCAGCCCGAGTGCCATGGAGAATACACAAGAGCAGATACGCCACCATGCTTGCGCTTTCATTACAAAAAAAAGGCTTCTTAATGAAAAATATTTGAAGTGTGCTCTTAAATTTACACGTACtccttgtaaaataaaataagtcaGCGTTGAGCCCTGCTAACTCAGACTTTGTGTTTGAAAGATCTTGCCTGGCGGTGCTTGGTAAAGCTAGTTTAGTTGTTCCATTTGCTGCAAGTAAATAATGTGTGGGAAGATGAGACTGGGGATATTATGCCTATAACTCAAAGAAATGTGTCAAATAGTAATGAACACCAATATCATCCTTACATGTAGGCTTCAGCAGTTGTTtaatatatagctagctagttcattTATTCAGTTGCAGACCTCTTCTACATTACCGGTAATAACATGGCAACAATACACAGAGCGACAACAAAGCTTCATCAACCTAACATCCACATTAGCCCAACCAGCCACCAGATTGCATTTTTATTCCTTTTACGTCGTTTGTCATCTGCGTCCGACTTTAATGTGCCCAGCCGGCTATACACTCGTGTGCCCCAGTGACTGTCTTGTACATAAAAAATGTCCTTCATTCAGGCAGCAACGGCATCGGTTTCCTCCTTAAAAAGGAACGTTTCGGACATTTTTGGCCTAAAAATCATTGTCCAGATCACTTTACAAACATGCAGGAATGTGAAAACTACTTCCAAATGCGTTCTGGAGATCAAAAGCTAGGTATTGTTAGTTACCGGATTTTATCCTTACTGATGCACTTGGGGGTAATCGTGTTTTTTCAAAACTACAACTAAGTTTAGGGAGTGAGGTTGATTTCCTGATCTCTGCTTGTTCCACTCCCGCATGCTGGGAATCGGAAAACGTGGGCGTTCCTAGTTTAACAGCCTTGAGACTGTTCTCCCGAAAATAAACTGGAGAAGAAAGCCTGAACCAGCGGGGCCAAGAGGACAGAGCAAGTGTTTTGCGCCAGCTATTGTTTTTATATCTGCATCATTTCATAACATTAGTGCTGTTGTGTGCATTGCGGTTGTGTAGCATTAGTCCGGCTATCGTTACTAGATCGAGTTCTGCCTGGTTTGTTTATACATTCAGAGCTAGCACATTGACATAGCCTCGTTTCTAAAGTACAACCATTGCAACACTGACTTGAATTGTTTTATATTTGGCTGCTGAATGTGCTCCCACCATAATATCTATAACAGCTATATGAATGAGTCTCTTGTAGCTTGCTATGGTAATCTCCCGACAATCTcctattggccatatatcacaaacccccgaggtgccttattgctattataaactggttaccaacgtaattggagcagtaaaaataaatgtttggtcatacccatggtatatggtctgataccacggctgtcagccaatcagcattcagggctcgaaccacccagtttataattaacgTTAGATCACTTTACCATCGTATTGGCTACATTTACCAGTGCTGTTTACAAATGTTAGAGTACAGACTACCCTAACAACAAATCTGATTATTCCTTTTTTCTTTCAGAAAATATCACATGCCTACCGGGTTTTTTTCTTCCTGGAATGGGTACAACGGAAAAACAACAGACTGGTTTTGCCTGCCTGTGTGGTTGGGAGGAGTCGTGATCTCCTGATGGGAAGTAAAGAGGCTTCGTTGAGGTTGATGATGTGCTGGAGGAATTGTAATAGCGTGCAATAAAATCTGGAAACGGCGTGAATTCTTTGTCTTTATTTGATTGGTTGTAACACTATCAGATCAGTACATCTTGAGTAAAACGAGTAGCCTCAATAAGGAATCACTTAGCTACGTATTTGCTTTAGTTGTACTATAAACCCCCTTTGTTTTGTGTATACACTATTGATTTACCAGAAGTTGGTGGAGATATCAGTATCAGGGTTGGGCAATGTTTTTGTCTGGCCTCATATACATTAAGCATTTATGTCATATAATGCTTTGCTCAACTGTAAGGTTTGTTCAAATTTCTCATGAGATTTTTCCCATCTTGCTATTGTTTGTTCTTGCTCTCTTAAGATTACCTTAGGCCTACCATATTTGTAGGTTATTCAAAAACAACGTAAAACTTTAAGATAGCCTAGAACTCCATTAAATAGATTCATTGTTTGATCATGAAATAGCACAGTGGGAGAAATCATCCACTATTGGATCATCCACTATTATAATTAAATTGACCGGACATTTAGCGCTGCTTTGGTGAAACTTAGCCATGTCTACATTGTGCTCTTGCATTCTGTAAATATAACATATTAATTGAAATGGGATATAGAAAATCAGAATATAGGCAATTTACTTGGAATGACACCCATGCGCTGTCCTGCTGTGCACTGCCTGACTCCGCTCTTCTCGTTACTGCGTAAGGACAGTCACGTTGAAATAGGTTAGGTATCGTCTGTCACATCACGATGTCGTCACTAGACGATGACTGTCAATCATCCTTGATAGACGATACTATTGTAATATCGCCCAACCCTAAATCAGGATTGCTCATAATATAGATGTTCAATAATACAGCTCATATTCACACAGCGGATATGCCTAGTACAGCCATTAAAGCTTGTTTGGATTGATTTGTTTATAGAGAATAATATCCAcatttaatttacaatgacgTGGGCAATGATGTTTTACTTTGAGAACCTTGTCTTGTGCTTCTTAATGACATCCTGTTTTGCTGGCTTTGTTGATTGGGCAATGTTCTTTGGAAGGGCAGGGGTGTTGTATGCTTGTGTTGAATTTAGAGTTGAACAAAATACATTGTCCTGATAAATCGCCACCCATCAACTAACCCTTTCGTTGTCCTCTGGTGTGAAATGCTTGCTACATACACAGACCTTCCGGTATTTGTCCTGTGGTGGTTTTACATCGTATTGTCGTAGAATTATTctaatcaaaaggagagacttttagatttcttcaaaacaatcaaactttattatttcattactgcagtaatggagcttgTCAACGACCCACACGTaggtgattcgttgagagcccaacCAGCAGGActaagccacagcattttatagcaaagtccatcctcctggaTATTCATGACAAATCACAGATGAGAGAATTTATACAAAGGTACATTTTGCGCTCATGCAAAAGAATTCAAGATTTACATGGCACCAAATATCTGTCTCTAGTTAAATTTACTGCTTGCTTATACAGAAATACTAATGCAGCAGACATTAGATCCTTTCCTTAAATAAACTGGAGATTGGGTATCCCTGGCaccgacagacaggcacacagacactatCCATGGAATGGAATGTTGTCTTATCACCAAGCCATCGTAAATCTACTGTCAATGTTAAATTTTagaggcttctctctctctctccacacagacacatgagAGTTCTAAGAACTCTATTCTGTTGCCTCTAAGACAAACAGACAGTGTGAGCACTAATATAGGCTTACATTCTAATATAAAAGTAATGTGATTAACATAATGTAGTAATACTACGATAGTATTTCGAGTTTTGAATAGGcgccaactagaggtcgaccgattaatcggaatggccgattaattagggccgatttcaagttttcataacaatctgaaagcggtatttttggacaccgattttttagcaattttttttactacacctttatttaatctttatttaactaggcaagtcagttaagaacacattcttattttcaatgacggcctaggaacggtgggttaactgcctcgttcaggggcagaacaacagattttcaccgcgtcagctcgggggattcaatcttgcaacctttcagttactagtccaacgctctaaccacctgcctctcacattgcactccacgaggagactgcctgttacgcgaatgcagtaagccaaggtaagttgctagctagcattaaacttatcttataaaaaacaaacaatcaatcaatcaatcaatcataatcactagttaactacacatggttgatgatattactagtttatctagcgtgtcctgcgttgcatataatcgatgcggtgcgtatcgttgctccaatgtgtacctaaccatgaacatcaatgcctttcttaaaatcaatacacagaagtatatatttctaaacctgcatattttgctaaaagaaatccaggttagcaggcaatattaaccaggtgaaattgtgtcacttctcttgcgttcattgcacgcagagtcagtgtatatgcaacagtttgggccgcctaatttgccagaattttacgtaattatgacataacattgaaggttgtgcaatgtaacaggaatatttagactaatTGATGCCACcccttagataaaatacgtaacggttccgtatttcactgaaagaataaacgtcttgttttcgagatgatagtttccggattcgaccatattaatgacctaaggctcgtatttctgtgtgttattatgttataactaagtctatgatttgatagagcagtctgactgagcggtggtagggagcagcaggctcgtaagcattcattcaaacagcactttcatgcgttttgccagcagctcttcgttgcgcgtcaagcattgtgctgtttatgacttcaagcctatcaactcccgagactAGGCTCGTGTAACCgacgtgaaatggctagctagttagcggggtgcgcgctaatagcgtttcaaacgtcactcgctctgagacttgcaGTGGTTGTTcccgctgcttcgagggtggctgttgtcgttgtgttcctggttcgagcccagggaggagcgaggagagggacggaagctatactgttacactggcaatactaaagtgcctataagaacatccaatagtcaaaggtatatgaaatacaaatcgtatagagagaaatattcctataataactacaacctaaaacttcttacctgggaatattgaagactcatgttaaaaggaaccaccagccttcatatgttctcatgttctgagcaaggaacttaaacgttagctttcttacatggcacatattgcacttttactttattctctaacactttgtttttgcattatttaaaccaaattgatcggccattccgattaatcagtcgacctctactgACAAGTATTTCACATAACCATGCCAATCTAGCGAAGACGCGCCTCCCTGTAGCTTGGCTCGGAGGCGGACAGCATCATGGAAGCTGTAGTAATCTGATTCTAACAAATTACATCCTGGTTCAATTAAAGGCTATTTTGCTCTTATTCCCCCGGGAAATTTGGATAACTAGAGCCACTGACAACTTGCTGTGGAGTTGTTAAAACAAACTGGAACATTCCTTTAACTTGATTTAATGGCCCGCCAGCAGAGATTTTGTAACTAACAGAAGATGGTTTCCAATTGGAGCAAATTAAGCAATCAGTGGGCAGAAGAAGCGAGGAGGTGGGCAGAGTCAAGCACGAgctagcaagatcctattggcgcattctagcatatttttgcacattttctTTAGGGAACGCCTACTGTGCAATACCTCAATTCACCCTTGCACTCCTCTGGCAAAGGGTAAAGTGTACAAAActttgtccactctgttcgtaacagattctagttttgtaACAGAAAACGTCAGCCAAAATGAATCTCGCTTCATCTTCTCAGACTGCCAGCCACTgtgcttcctctcatcaccatatttggtagtgggtggaaatgccaaccggatgcttcagatttatacatccAATGTTCTTCACATTGTTCTGTGCCgccaacctaaaaaaaaaaacgaggaaAATATGTGTACCGTCACAGAGTTTCTCAACCCAGAGGtccaacatcgcgagacttccagCAATGCTTGCTAAACTGACGAGGCGGGgatttgagaagtcaatgagacaAGTGAAAAATCCTTCCTTAGTTAATTTTATCCAAATCTAAAAAGCACAACTAGATTttagccaatgtcttaagtagttgagcATGTTATTACCAACAagttctcacagtctcactgcagaattagacgttcatgaACGAACAACCTTATGATCCAGAGTGCAATGAAAAACCAGTGTCCATGACTCCAACTTCATGAAGgtgacaaactgacatgttttcattttccTCAAAATGTGtggtgatcggggatttctatttcTAGAAGCAGTTTATGCCCATCTAGGGCAAGTGAACTGAGCAGTCGCACAAGTTGAACCTGCTCTGAGGTTTCCACATTGGGAAGGTGCTAAAAAAATGTATGGCAGTAGTTACagatctgtcactcattgaaagcaagtctaagaagccaTAGATCTGTCTTATGTACACTATttttatgcttcccgttcttaagtttagttgtgtcttttactttcagttttgtacactagcttcaaacagctgtaaatacaatatttttggttatggaaaatatatttcacagcggtttagatggtacaatgattctctacactatacatgcttgttgtcacaaactgaaattaggcgaactattagaactttagtaaccaggaaatggcggagcgatttctgcattgtgaagcTATAACGTCAATCCCTGCcactctagcatggtggtggaaaatggtgtttTATTAAAACGGTACACATATGtccctgttttttttaaaccgagTTGAGGAGGAAACTgatgcctttgcagcctgaattaAGGATGTTTATGTACGAGCCGGTCACTGGGCGACAGACACATTGTATAACCAGCTGGACGCAGATGACAAACGTAATAATAGTGTCCGCGGTCGGTTGGGCTACATCAACATACTGTAGGCTaattcagtgtttcccaaccctggtcctcgagtacctaacataaaatgtttattttaaccctggatacctgattcaactaatcaccaagacctcaatgagttgaatgttgggtttttgtcaagggctacaaCAAAACTGTGTACTGTTTGGGGTACTcggggaccagggttgggaaaa contains:
- the rer1 gene encoding protein RER1 isoform X2, giving the protein MSEGDSVGESIHGKPSTIGSFFTRVGQIYQSWLDKSTPFSIGRWGVTLSLTAIYMIRVYILQGWYIVTYALGIYHLNLFIAFLSPKVDPSMLDEDEGPALPTKQNEEFRPFIRRLPEFKFWHSATKGIVIAMICTFFEAFNVPVFWPILVMYFIMLFCITMKRQIKHMVKYRYLPFTHGKRTYREET